A region from the Hydra vulgaris chromosome 08, alternate assembly HydraT2T_AEP genome encodes:
- the LOC136083135 gene encoding uncharacterized protein LOC136083135, whose protein sequence is MTNHLFNHKWELDNGQDKIFYVRILTERQKDKRTVYVTSYSGFDEDSSEDFDMFIESIIADMILGKLFFEVLLTVIVYIFVIRKLLLLVLIICILYANILLCLAICFHSKYNLLYHSTIKVSAQNVFPTTPNAVDIQETTTDAVTEPIPGPDEIKTASIDLTSKSAETTSNEIVITDSITEAVSETPADFQSSLKPLVDVQSSSEAPVDAQNSSEAPVDMQSSSEAIISKIGPTPVAPPCPKSLCIAKSNGNFEIVGYPHDFVQCSNGIATCQSCWPQSLFFSQTCNQCLYKQKDSCYTTKAWKPQSTYPCPDACPNKGPNFSGNIADNVSNGGAGNPYQYIGCWKGVTQGCVICPAGLKFNEQSNACLFDGLYQTKPN, encoded by the exons ATGACTAATCATTTGTTTAATCATAAATGGGAACTAGACAATGGACaggacaaaattttttatgtacgAATACTAACAGAAAGGCAAAAAGACAAGAGAACTGTGTATGTTACATCTTACTCGGGTTTCGACGAGGACTCATCAGAGGATTTTGACATGTTTATTGAGTCAATTATTGCTGACATGATACTTGGCAaactattttttgaagttttgttaaCTGTTATTGTTTat ATTTTTGTAATTAGAAAACTTTTGTTATTGGTTCTTATTATCTGTATTTTATATGCGAACATTTTATTGTGTCTTGCTATCTGTTTTCattctaaatataatttgcTCTATCATTCAACCATTAAAGTTTCAGCACAAAATGTTTTTCCAACAACACCAAATGCAGTTGATATTCAAGAAACAACAACGGATGCTGTGACTGAGCCAATACCAGGACCAGATGAAATAAAAACCGCATCAATTGATTTAACAAGTAAATCAGCTGAAACAACTTCAAATGAAATTGTTATAACTGATAGCATCACTGAAGCAGTTTCAGAAACACCTGCTGATTTTCAAAGCAGTTTAAAACCACTTGTAGATGTTCAAAGCAGTTCAGAAGCACCTGTTGATGCTCAAAATAGTTCAGAAGCGCCTGTTGATATGCAAAGCAGTTCGGAAgctattatatcaaaaattggACCTACACCCGTTGCGCCACCGT gtCCAAAAAGTCTTTGCATTGCTAAGTCAAATGGAAATTTTGAGATAGTTGGATATCCACACGATTTTGTCCAATGTTCAAATGGAATCGCAACTTGTCAATCGTGCTGGcctcaaagtttattttttagccAAACTTGCAATCAATGTTTATACAAACAAAAAG ATTCTTGTTACACTACAAAGGCATGGAAACCGCAATCTACTTACCCATGTCCAGATGCTTGCCCTAACAAAGGACCCAATTTTTCAGGAAACATTGCGGATAACGTTTCAAATGGTGGTGCCGGAAATCCATATCAATACATTGGTTGTTGGAAAGGTGTTACACAAGGATGTGTTATATGTCCAGCCGGTTTGAAGTTTAACGAGCAATCAAATGCTTGTTTGTTCGATGGACTTTATCAAACAAAGCCGAATTGA
- the LOC136084235 gene encoding uncharacterized protein LOC136084235, whose protein sequence is MAGVAIFHLQLLKSFLQKHDKNVVSEALFGNIGKDGIIFQLQALGLIGKIITGPWMKLVYGNVLQKSNLELVPMFQICHQRITQMKQSSNDLLSTDLDIFGQKIVFDEVHKSLLKITDITLLNKITSPFLSSIECVIHRQLHNYISGPLSNPTEKILKDTLSAPANNMHAERALGMTDCLLRKAPNGTIGYLDSKVKAKLNHTLQWIESKPEDIQRNLIQFSITRGSQIRKAGVLESKGIDDNIKTSWIEPSQKANKAETGTRR, encoded by the exons ATGGCTGGAGTTGCTATATTCCATCTACAGCTGCTAAAGTCATTTCTTCAGAA ACACGACAAAAATGTTGTGAGTGAAGCTCTTTTTGGGAACATCGGTAAAGATGGCATCATCTTTCAGCTGCAAGCTCTAGGATTGATTGGAAAAATAATTACAGGCCCGTGGATGAAACTAGTTTATGGCAATGTATTGCAGAAATCTAATCTTGAACtg GTACCCATGTTCCAGATTTGTCATCAAAGAATCACCCAGATGAAACAAAGTTCCAATGATTTGTTGTCAACAGATCTAGATATTTTTGGGCAAAAAATAGTGTTTGACGAGGTGCACAAATCATTGCTGAAAATAACTGATATAACGCTCCTCAACAAAATAACCTCACCTTTTCTGAGTTCTATTGAGTGTGTTATTCATAGACAATTGCACAATTATATATCTGGGCCTCTATCTAACCCTACTGAGAAAATATTGAAGGACACACTATCAGCACCTGCCAACAATATGCATGCAGAACGTGCTCTTGGCATGACAGACTGTTTACTTAGAAAAGCCCCCAATGGCACTATTGGATATCTAGATTCAAAAGTTAAAGCAAAACTGAATCACACTCTTCAGTGGATCGAATCCAAACCAGAAGATATTCAAAGAAACCTAATACAATTTTCTATCACTAGAGGATCGCAGATCCGAAAAGCAGGAGTGCTTGAAAGTAAAGGGATAGACGATAACATTAAAACAAGTTGGATTGAACCATCTCAAAAGGCAAACAAGGCAGAAACTGGAACGAGACGTTAA